In Arthrobacter sp. QXT-31, one genomic interval encodes:
- a CDS encoding APC family permease gives MRTRTTTAAGGAGGQQGGAVPGKGLRAGILDLGDSVMLGLASTAPVYSLAATLGLIVAVNGNYTPLILVLGFIPVLFIAYAFRELNSAMPDCGTTFIWARRSFGPWAGWLGGWGVALAGVVVLANLAQVAGQYLWLLIGDGSLAGNKAVVTATGVVFIAFMTLVNYRGIRLGEHVQRTLTYIQYISLGIFAVAIIVRIAGLTGEAPAGQTFDVEWFNPAGAFADPGAVVHGILLALFIYWGWDTCLAVNEETENPATTPGRGAVISAFVLVAIYVSVALLVMMYASVGTEGIGLANAENQDDVFLAMKDVVLGPWGWLIVVAVLASVLSSTQTTILPTARGTLSMGVHGALPPKFGEVHERNQTPGFSTQVMGAAAVVYYVAMSFLSENLLSDSISSISLFIAFYYALTGFACAWYFRDTLRTSGRNLWFRGILPLLGALLLTAAFFVSAAQMWDPAYGDTEIFGVGGAFVSGVVLLALGVVLAAVCRFLPSTRGYFLGGRQVPAGR, from the coding sequence ATGAGAACCAGAACGACGACGGCGGCCGGCGGCGCCGGGGGCCAGCAGGGCGGTGCCGTTCCCGGCAAGGGTCTGAGGGCCGGGATCCTGGACCTTGGCGACTCCGTGATGCTGGGCCTGGCCTCCACCGCCCCGGTGTACTCGCTGGCCGCGACGCTGGGACTGATCGTGGCCGTCAACGGGAACTACACCCCGCTGATCCTGGTCCTGGGCTTCATTCCCGTCCTGTTCATCGCCTACGCCTTCCGGGAGCTCAACAGCGCCATGCCGGACTGCGGCACCACCTTCATCTGGGCCCGCCGCTCTTTCGGCCCCTGGGCCGGATGGCTGGGCGGCTGGGGGGTGGCCCTGGCCGGCGTCGTGGTTCTGGCCAACCTGGCGCAGGTGGCGGGCCAGTACCTCTGGCTCCTCATCGGCGACGGGTCTCTGGCGGGGAACAAGGCCGTGGTGACGGCCACCGGCGTCGTATTCATCGCCTTCATGACCCTCGTGAACTACCGCGGGATCCGGCTGGGTGAGCACGTCCAGCGGACCCTGACCTACATCCAGTACATCTCGCTGGGCATCTTCGCCGTGGCGATCATCGTCCGGATCGCCGGCCTGACCGGAGAGGCTCCGGCCGGCCAGACGTTCGACGTCGAGTGGTTCAACCCGGCCGGGGCGTTCGCCGATCCCGGCGCGGTGGTCCACGGCATCCTGCTGGCCCTGTTCATCTATTGGGGCTGGGACACCTGCCTGGCGGTGAACGAGGAAACCGAAAACCCGGCCACCACCCCGGGCCGCGGGGCGGTCATCTCGGCGTTCGTGCTGGTGGCCATCTATGTCTCGGTGGCGCTGCTGGTGATGATGTACGCCTCGGTGGGAACAGAGGGAATCGGACTGGCCAACGCCGAGAACCAGGACGACGTGTTCCTGGCGATGAAGGACGTGGTGCTGGGTCCGTGGGGCTGGCTGATTGTGGTGGCGGTGCTGGCCTCGGTGCTGTCCTCCACCCAGACCACCATCCTGCCCACCGCCCGCGGCACCCTGTCCATGGGTGTGCACGGAGCCCTGCCGCCAAAGTTCGGCGAGGTCCACGAGCGCAATCAGACCCCCGGCTTCTCCACGCAGGTAATGGGCGCCGCCGCGGTCGTGTACTACGTGGCCATGAGCTTCCTCAGCGAGAACCTGCTCTCCGATTCCATCAGCTCCATCAGCCTGTTCATCGCGTTCTACTATGCCCTCACCGGCTTCGCCTGCGCCTGGTATTTCCGGGACACCCTGCGGACGTCCGGCCGCAACCTGTGGTTCCGGGGCATCCTCCCCCTGCTGGGGGCGCTGCTGCTGACCGCGGCGTTCTTCGTCTCGGCGGCGCAGATGTGGGATCCGGCATATGGGGACACGGAGATCTTCGGCGTCGGCGGGGCCTTTGTCAGCGGCGTGGTGCTGCTGGCCCTCGGCGTGGTGCTCGCCGCGGTCTGCCGGTTCCTGCCGTCGACCCGCGGGTACTTCCTGGGCGGGAGGCAGGTTCCGGCGGGTCGGTAG
- a CDS encoding Tat pathway signal protein codes for MDPEKDPSKDADGGRNDGSSGPDNPSGGDNPWGGPAKPPPWQVPKPELRPELLTPGMPGQQGPGQPAGGNQGPEQQNRPGLPQPGPVFDPFARDREREAAARKKRSQRRTVVVGLGVTALLAGTITAIVASNEQDPDYAQVCFNEETGERVEDTQCNSSAGRGGALYAWYFYARGASVPGIGQNRTAYPNFTRTVPQGAKTSTGYSTKGGTVSRGGFGSSSKGGSTGG; via the coding sequence ATGGACCCGGAAAAGGACCCGAGCAAGGACGCTGACGGGGGCCGAAACGACGGCAGCTCCGGCCCGGACAACCCGTCCGGCGGGGACAACCCGTGGGGCGGGCCTGCCAAGCCGCCGCCATGGCAGGTGCCCAAGCCTGAGCTCCGCCCCGAACTGCTGACCCCCGGCATGCCGGGACAGCAAGGACCGGGACAGCCAGCCGGGGGCAACCAGGGCCCAGAACAGCAGAACCGGCCCGGTTTACCCCAGCCCGGCCCCGTCTTCGATCCCTTCGCCCGTGACCGCGAGCGCGAGGCGGCAGCCAGGAAGAAGCGGTCGCAGCGCCGCACGGTGGTGGTGGGCCTCGGCGTCACGGCGCTCCTGGCCGGCACCATCACGGCCATCGTGGCAAGCAATGAGCAGGATCCCGACTACGCCCAGGTCTGCTTCAACGAGGAAACCGGCGAGCGCGTCGAGGACACGCAGTGCAACAGCTCGGCCGGGCGCGGCGGCGCCCTCTACGCCTGGTACTTCTACGCCCGGGGTGCCAGCGTTCCGGGCATCGGCCAGAACCGGACCGCCTACCCGAACTTCACCCGGACGGTGCCGCAGGGCGCCAAGACGTCCACGGGCTACAGCACCAAGGGCGGCACTGTCAGCAGGGGCGGCTTCGGCAGCAGCTCCAAGGGCGGAAGCACGGGAGGCTAG
- a CDS encoding MOSC domain-containing protein, whose amino-acid sequence MHTATVLAVCRVHQLLPDEGSVGVTAIDKRPVDGPVKVHKLGLHGDVQASRIHHGGVDQALYAYSQADADYWVGELERELPPGIFGENLRVAGIETTGAVIGERWRIGLDVEVEVTSPRVPCATFQRRMDETQWVKRFTEAGRVGTYLRVIKTGSVQAGDHIHRLFVPKHGVTIGQWFSEPDMDAIEALRDAEADGEIRLQPEYHDRFEKMLRRVGR is encoded by the coding sequence ATGCATACCGCCACTGTTCTTGCCGTTTGCCGGGTCCACCAGCTCCTGCCGGATGAAGGAAGCGTGGGCGTTACCGCCATCGACAAGCGCCCCGTGGACGGGCCGGTGAAGGTGCACAAGCTCGGGTTGCACGGTGACGTCCAGGCCAGCCGCATCCACCACGGGGGAGTGGACCAGGCCCTGTACGCCTACTCCCAGGCCGACGCCGACTACTGGGTCGGAGAGCTGGAGCGCGAGCTGCCGCCGGGGATCTTCGGCGAGAATCTCCGGGTGGCAGGGATCGAAACCACCGGTGCCGTCATCGGTGAACGCTGGCGGATCGGGCTGGACGTTGAAGTCGAGGTCACCTCGCCGCGTGTTCCGTGCGCCACCTTCCAGCGGCGCATGGACGAGACCCAGTGGGTCAAGCGCTTCACGGAGGCCGGCCGGGTGGGCACCTATCTGCGCGTCATCAAGACCGGTTCGGTGCAGGCCGGGGACCACATCCACCGCCTGTTCGTGCCGAAGCACGGCGTGACCATTGGCCAGTGGTTCAGCGAGCCCGACATGGATGCCATCGAGGCCCTGCGGGACGCCGAGGCCGACGGCGAAATCCGCCTGCAGCCCGAATACCACGACCGCTTCGAGAAGATGCTCCGCCGGGTGGGCCGCTAG
- a CDS encoding acyl-CoA dehydrogenase family protein, translating to MSNDALDAAEASAEYGLPDPSDVLALDSLLTPDELALRQRIRDFTDQQIRPDIADWYEQGVFPMHLPAQLGELGVLGMHLEGYGCPGRSAVEYGLAAMELEAGDSGIRTFVSVQGSLAMTAIHKWGSEDQKQEWLPRMAAGEVIGCFALTEPTAGSDPSSMATVARQDGTGEDAGWVLDGAKRWIGLASVADVLVVWARTDDGVRGFLVPAGTAGVTAAPIGRKLSMRASIQCDVTFDGVRLGPEALLPGALGLGGPFSCLNEARYGIAWGAMGAARDSYEAALRYSLDRQQFGKPLAGHQLTQEKLVNMLLEVQKGTMLALHLGRLKDSGHLRPEQISLAKLNNVREAIKVAREARTILGGNGITLDYPPLRHAANLESVRTYEGTDEVHTLILGQHITGLPAFR from the coding sequence ATGAGCAACGACGCCCTTGATGCAGCGGAAGCCTCGGCCGAGTACGGCCTCCCGGACCCCTCGGATGTCCTGGCCCTCGATTCCCTGCTGACCCCCGATGAGCTGGCCCTCCGGCAGCGGATCCGCGACTTCACCGACCAGCAGATCCGTCCCGACATCGCCGACTGGTACGAGCAGGGCGTCTTCCCGATGCACCTGCCCGCGCAGCTCGGCGAGCTGGGCGTCCTGGGCATGCACCTGGAGGGCTACGGCTGCCCCGGCCGGTCCGCCGTCGAGTACGGCCTGGCCGCCATGGAGCTCGAGGCCGGCGATTCCGGAATCCGCACGTTCGTCTCGGTCCAGGGTTCCCTGGCCATGACCGCCATCCACAAATGGGGCTCGGAGGACCAGAAACAGGAGTGGCTCCCCCGGATGGCCGCGGGCGAGGTGATCGGCTGCTTTGCGCTGACGGAGCCGACGGCGGGGTCGGACCCGTCGTCGATGGCCACCGTCGCGCGGCAGGACGGAACCGGCGAGGATGCCGGCTGGGTCCTGGATGGCGCCAAGCGCTGGATCGGGCTCGCGTCGGTTGCCGATGTTCTGGTGGTCTGGGCAAGGACCGACGACGGCGTCCGCGGCTTCCTCGTGCCCGCCGGCACGGCGGGCGTTACCGCCGCTCCGATCGGGCGCAAGCTGTCCATGCGCGCGTCCATCCAGTGCGATGTGACGTTCGACGGCGTGCGGCTGGGTCCGGAGGCACTGCTGCCGGGCGCGCTGGGGTTGGGCGGTCCGTTCAGCTGCCTCAACGAGGCACGGTACGGCATCGCCTGGGGGGCCATGGGCGCGGCCCGCGACTCCTATGAGGCGGCGCTGCGGTATTCGCTGGACCGCCAGCAGTTCGGCAAGCCGCTGGCCGGCCACCAGCTGACGCAGGAGAAGCTCGTGAACATGCTGCTCGAGGTGCAGAAAGGCACCATGCTCGCCCTGCACCTGGGCCGGCTCAAGGACTCCGGCCACCTCCGGCCCGAACAGATTTCGCTGGCCAAGCTGAACAACGTCCGCGAGGCCATCAAGGTGGCGCGGGAAGCACGGACCATCCTAGGCGGCAACGGCATCACGCTGGATTATCCGCCCCTGCGGCACGCCGCCAACCTCGAGTCGGTGCGCACCTACGAAGGGACGGACGAGGTGCACACGCTGATCCTCGGCCAGCACATCACGGGGCTCCCGGCGTTCCGCTGA
- a CDS encoding HNH endonuclease family protein, with product MTAGLLLTGLAVPAEAASYYSAPLRTAARALTVSAENNAGYDRTRYFGSWLDTNRDCQNTRAEVLLQEAKAAATYTTSRRCTVRTSRWITRWDNRTHYLASAVEIDHTVPVHEAWGSGARYWSQARRVAFYNDLGDTRSLNAQTASLNSAKQAKGPEAWMPPANRCEYIGNWIAVKIRWGLRVDSAEKAALIRYADSCANVRISVTRV from the coding sequence GTGACCGCCGGCCTCCTGCTCACCGGGCTAGCCGTCCCCGCGGAGGCTGCCTCGTACTATTCCGCGCCGCTGCGCACCGCCGCCCGTGCCCTCACGGTGAGCGCGGAGAACAACGCCGGCTATGACCGCACGCGCTATTTCGGCAGCTGGCTGGACACCAACCGTGACTGCCAGAACACCCGGGCGGAGGTCCTGCTCCAGGAGGCAAAGGCAGCAGCGACGTACACCACCTCGCGGCGCTGCACCGTGCGCACATCCCGCTGGATCACCCGGTGGGACAACCGCACGCACTATCTGGCGTCGGCCGTGGAGATCGACCACACCGTTCCCGTCCACGAGGCATGGGGATCCGGCGCCCGTTACTGGTCGCAGGCGCGCCGGGTGGCGTTCTACAACGACCTCGGCGACACCCGCTCCCTCAACGCGCAGACGGCGTCGCTGAACTCAGCCAAGCAGGCCAAGGGGCCGGAGGCGTGGATGCCGCCGGCGAACAGGTGCGAGTACATCGGCAACTGGATCGCGGTGAAGATCCGCTGGGGCCTGCGGGTGGACAGCGCCGAGAAGGCAGCCCTGATCCGCTACGCCGACTCCTGCGCGAACGTGCGCATCAGCGTCACCAGGGTCTAG
- a CDS encoding dihydrofolate reductase family protein has translation MARLIYSGLISVDGYMADREGNFDWAEPDAEVHSFINGLQRTVGTYLFGRRMYEVLAVWEHPESFGEVPAYIRDFAEQWQAADKVVYSRTLQDVSTARTRIEREFSADAVARLKEQAGRDLAIGGPEIAAEAIRAGLVDEFQMFVTPVAVGGGKRFLPADIRLGLELLEERRFSNGTVFLRYANRAG, from the coding sequence ATGGCCAGACTGATCTATTCGGGCCTCATCTCTGTTGACGGGTACATGGCGGACCGGGAGGGCAACTTCGACTGGGCCGAGCCGGACGCCGAGGTGCATTCCTTCATCAACGGGCTGCAGCGAACGGTCGGAACCTATCTGTTCGGACGCCGGATGTACGAGGTGCTGGCGGTCTGGGAGCACCCGGAGTCCTTCGGCGAGGTGCCGGCGTACATCCGGGACTTTGCGGAGCAGTGGCAGGCGGCGGACAAGGTGGTCTACTCCCGGACATTGCAGGACGTGTCCACTGCCCGGACACGGATCGAGCGGGAGTTCAGCGCTGACGCCGTCGCTAGGCTCAAGGAGCAGGCTGGCCGGGACCTGGCAATCGGCGGCCCCGAGATTGCCGCGGAAGCCATCCGTGCCGGTCTGGTGGACGAGTTCCAGATGTTCGTCACACCCGTGGCCGTGGGCGGCGGCAAGCGCTTCCTCCCGGCCGACATCCGCCTGGGGCTCGAGCTGCTGGAGGAACGGCGCTTCAGCAACGGCACGGTCTTCCTCCGCTACGCCAACCGGGCGGGTTGA
- a CDS encoding phospholipase D family protein → MADADDFLALGGTGEHRVDSSPAAWFLSGDERENAATDVHAGGSGSLSWSEGNLVRPLIDGATYFARLHEELSALKPGDRVWFTDWRGDSDERLTADGAAIGELLARLAKAGVEVRGLIWRSHGERVKAPMSWRSNELLSRRINDAGGEVLLDQRVRLFGCHHQKLVVIRRRDDPALDVAFVGGIDRDDAEHRGDPQALTMDSRYGKQPPWHDAALELHGPVVADVLELFAERWNDPHPLDRRTPYRMLLQRLADMPRHPEPLPETAPPPPPAGPHAVQLLRTYGMKHPPFPFAPSGERSVARAYTKAFAQARSLIYIEDQYLWSEEVAAGIAAALEHNHGLNVIAVVPRYPDSDGILGGPPKRLGQMRAINRMRQAAPDRVGVFDLENTAGTPIYVHAKICIIDDVWLTCGSDNFNRRSWTTDSELTCAVIDTSATRREPAGAETDTGTSRPLPYGLRLQLWAEHLGLDENDPQLQDPAAGLKLWNAAADALDQWHRGGRRSPRPKGHVRHHTTEPVRPIHRLWAEAANRLVVDPDGRPRRMHGTPF, encoded by the coding sequence ATGGCTGACGCTGACGATTTCCTCGCCTTGGGAGGGACCGGGGAACATCGGGTGGACAGTAGTCCTGCTGCATGGTTCCTCAGCGGCGATGAGCGGGAGAATGCAGCCACCGACGTACACGCGGGCGGCTCCGGATCGCTGTCCTGGTCGGAGGGCAACCTCGTGCGGCCACTGATTGACGGGGCAACCTACTTCGCCCGGCTGCATGAGGAGCTGTCGGCCCTGAAGCCGGGAGACCGTGTGTGGTTCACCGACTGGCGCGGCGATTCCGACGAGCGGCTGACCGCTGACGGAGCGGCTATTGGCGAGTTGCTGGCGCGGCTGGCCAAAGCGGGCGTGGAAGTGCGCGGCCTGATCTGGCGATCCCACGGCGAGCGCGTGAAGGCCCCGATGAGTTGGCGGTCCAACGAGCTCCTCAGCCGCCGGATCAACGACGCCGGCGGGGAGGTGCTGCTGGATCAGCGTGTGCGACTCTTCGGCTGCCATCACCAGAAACTGGTGGTCATCCGCCGGCGCGACGACCCCGCGCTGGACGTCGCGTTCGTGGGCGGGATTGACCGGGACGATGCCGAACACCGGGGCGACCCGCAGGCGTTGACCATGGATTCCCGGTACGGGAAACAGCCACCGTGGCATGACGCCGCACTCGAACTGCATGGCCCGGTAGTGGCCGATGTGCTGGAACTGTTCGCCGAACGGTGGAATGACCCCCATCCCCTGGACCGTCGCACGCCTTACCGGATGCTGCTGCAACGCCTGGCCGACATGCCCCGGCACCCCGAACCGCTGCCAGAGACTGCGCCGCCGCCACCACCTGCGGGACCCCACGCCGTGCAGCTGCTGCGCACCTACGGCATGAAGCATCCGCCGTTCCCGTTCGCACCCAGTGGTGAGCGGAGCGTTGCCCGGGCCTACACGAAAGCCTTCGCCCAGGCCCGCTCACTGATCTACATCGAGGACCAGTACCTCTGGTCCGAAGAGGTCGCAGCCGGAATCGCAGCGGCGCTTGAACATAACCACGGGCTGAACGTGATCGCCGTCGTTCCCCGCTACCCGGACTCCGACGGCATTCTCGGAGGGCCCCCCAAGCGGCTCGGGCAGATGCGTGCCATCAACAGGATGCGCCAGGCTGCACCCGACAGAGTTGGAGTGTTTGACCTGGAAAACACGGCCGGAACTCCGATCTATGTCCATGCCAAGATCTGCATCATCGACGACGTGTGGTTGACCTGCGGATCGGACAACTTCAACCGCCGGTCCTGGACCACCGACAGCGAACTCACCTGCGCCGTGATCGACACCAGCGCCACCCGCAGGGAACCGGCCGGCGCGGAGACGGACACCGGGACCTCCCGCCCGCTGCCCTACGGGCTGCGGCTCCAGCTCTGGGCCGAACACCTCGGCCTGGACGAGAATGACCCTCAGCTCCAGGACCCGGCGGCTGGGCTCAAACTCTGGAACGCCGCCGCCGATGCTCTGGACCAGTGGCACAGGGGCGGCCGCCGCTCGCCGCGCCCCAAGGGACATGTGCGCCACCACACCACAGAACCCGTGCGGCCTATTCACCGTCTCTGGGCGGAGGCTGCCAACCGCCTCGTGGTAGACCCGGACGGCCGCCCCCGCCGGATGCACGGCACCCCGTTCTAG
- a CDS encoding glutathionylspermidine synthase family protein produces MKRLLSEPRPDWKQKIEEQGLVFSTTTLPGGKTIEYWNEAAYYEFTMDEVEALEVTAEDMHRMCIEAAKFLATGAMGPIGIGPQALELAAESLQAGDMDIYGRFDFIYDGQGGAAKMLEYNADTPTGLIEAAVAQWFWLQDVFPEKDQWNGIHEALIRQWKKLQYRTGMSTLHVAHSEAEESGEDWMTAAYMRDVAGQAGWTTIGINMSDIGWDPNLNRFVDLDNFMISTIFKLYPWELMMKEPFGHRLLQRAHNPRWVEPAWKMLLSNKALLAALWHLYPDHPNLLPAYLGDPGPLREWVAKPLHGREGDNIRIHAEGIRLEKPGGYGREGWCYQQYHSLPDFDGNHPVLGLWVVDGESVGCGIRESDGPVTDYFCRFVPNTIDAPAPLSVQAAQATANKAGIAL; encoded by the coding sequence GTGAAGCGGCTACTCTCGGAACCCAGGCCGGACTGGAAGCAGAAAATTGAGGAACAGGGCCTGGTGTTCTCCACCACCACGCTGCCCGGCGGCAAGACCATTGAGTACTGGAACGAGGCCGCCTACTACGAATTCACCATGGACGAGGTGGAAGCGCTGGAGGTCACGGCCGAGGACATGCACAGGATGTGCATCGAGGCCGCCAAGTTCCTGGCCACCGGCGCCATGGGCCCCATCGGCATCGGACCGCAGGCGCTCGAACTCGCTGCCGAGTCGCTGCAGGCCGGGGACATGGATATCTACGGCCGCTTCGACTTCATCTATGACGGCCAGGGCGGCGCCGCCAAGATGCTCGAGTACAACGCGGACACGCCCACAGGCCTCATCGAGGCGGCCGTGGCCCAGTGGTTCTGGCTGCAGGACGTCTTCCCGGAGAAGGACCAGTGGAACGGGATCCACGAGGCACTGATCCGGCAGTGGAAGAAGCTGCAGTACCGCACCGGGATGAGCACCCTGCACGTGGCCCACTCCGAGGCGGAGGAATCGGGCGAGGACTGGATGACGGCGGCCTACATGCGGGACGTCGCCGGCCAGGCGGGGTGGACCACCATCGGCATCAACATGTCCGACATCGGCTGGGACCCGAACCTGAACCGCTTCGTGGACCTGGACAACTTCATGATCAGCACCATCTTCAAGCTCTATCCGTGGGAGCTGATGATGAAGGAGCCGTTCGGCCACCGCCTGCTGCAGCGGGCGCACAATCCCCGCTGGGTGGAGCCGGCGTGGAAGATGCTGCTGTCCAACAAGGCGCTCCTGGCGGCACTGTGGCACCTCTACCCCGACCATCCGAACCTGCTGCCCGCCTACCTCGGCGATCCGGGTCCGCTGCGGGAGTGGGTGGCCAAGCCGCTCCACGGCCGGGAGGGCGACAACATCCGGATCCACGCAGAGGGCATCCGCCTGGAGAAGCCCGGCGGTTACGGCCGCGAGGGCTGGTGCTACCAGCAGTACCACTCCCTCCCCGACTTCGACGGCAACCACCCGGTGCTGGGTCTGTGGGTGGTGGACGGCGAGTCGGTGGGCTGCGGCATCCGCGAGTCCGACGGTCCGGTCACCGACTATTTCTGCCGCTTCGTCCCGAACACCATTGACGCGCCGGCGCCCCTGAGTGTCCAGGCGGCCCAGGCCACCGCAAACAAGGCAGGTATTGCGCTATGA
- a CDS encoding DEAD/DEAH box helicase has product MPENHDDATTEAAEVTEAPETAAAAQAPAEAEEEGVRFADLGLDGRVLAALQDVGYEKPSPIQAATIPLLLEGRDVVGLAQTGTGKTAAFAVPALSKLAELHDLNGPSRKTQALVLAPTRELALQVAEAFTSYAKHIDDFTVLPVYGGSAYGPQLAGLRRGAQVVVGTPGRVIDHIAKGSLDLSELQYLVLDEADEMLRMGFAEDVEQIFQQTPEDRQVALFSATMPSQIRRMSKQYLNDPAEISVKSKTSTGTNIRQRYLQVMGPHKLDAMTRILEVEEFDGVIAFVRTKMATEDLADKLKSRGFQAAAINGDIPQQQRERTVDALKEGRIDILVATDVAARGLDVERISHVVNYDIPHDTESYVHRIGRTGRAGRAGDAILFMTPREKYLLRAIEKATRQTVEQMHLPTAETVNSLRLGKFAERITETLESEDVSMFRDLIASYEEEHKVPAAEIAAALAVMAQGGQPLLVKELPAAPEYQKRERSKDGFGSRGPTRQLTEGNATYRIAVGRRQRVMPGSIVGAIANEGGISSSQIGGIDIRSDHSLVELPADLSQEQLRALSRTRIGGELIHLELDSGRRPSGDRGDRGGYQGGRGGNFKGGGGFKKEFRKNDGERSSADRGGRAYSERSERGFGGDRGQSSDSRYGGHGDGARKPRHGSEGGHRDFNRKGKW; this is encoded by the coding sequence ATGCCCGAAAATCACGACGACGCCACTACCGAAGCCGCGGAAGTAACCGAAGCTCCCGAAACCGCGGCTGCCGCCCAGGCCCCCGCTGAGGCGGAAGAAGAAGGCGTCCGCTTCGCCGACCTTGGCCTCGACGGCCGGGTCCTCGCCGCCCTCCAGGACGTCGGCTACGAAAAGCCCTCTCCCATCCAGGCAGCCACGATTCCGCTGCTGCTGGAAGGCCGCGACGTTGTTGGCCTGGCCCAGACCGGTACCGGTAAGACTGCAGCATTCGCAGTACCGGCACTGTCCAAGCTGGCCGAACTCCACGACCTGAACGGCCCGTCCCGCAAGACGCAGGCCCTGGTCCTCGCCCCGACCCGCGAGCTGGCGCTCCAGGTTGCCGAGGCGTTCACCTCCTACGCCAAGCACATCGACGACTTCACGGTGCTGCCCGTCTACGGCGGCTCCGCCTACGGCCCCCAGCTGGCGGGCCTGCGCCGCGGCGCCCAGGTTGTTGTCGGCACCCCGGGCCGCGTCATCGATCACATCGCCAAGGGCTCGCTCGACCTCTCCGAGCTGCAGTACCTGGTCCTGGACGAGGCCGACGAAATGCTGCGCATGGGCTTCGCCGAGGACGTTGAGCAGATCTTCCAACAGACGCCGGAGGACCGCCAGGTGGCGCTGTTCTCGGCCACCATGCCGAGCCAGATCCGCCGGATGTCCAAGCAGTACCTCAACGACCCCGCCGAAATCTCGGTGAAGTCCAAGACGTCCACGGGCACCAACATCCGCCAGCGCTACCTGCAGGTCATGGGCCCGCACAAGCTCGATGCCATGACCCGCATCCTCGAGGTTGAAGAGTTCGACGGCGTCATCGCCTTCGTGCGCACCAAGATGGCCACCGAGGACCTCGCCGACAAGCTGAAGTCGCGCGGTTTCCAGGCTGCCGCCATCAACGGCGACATCCCGCAGCAGCAGCGTGAACGCACGGTTGACGCGCTGAAGGAAGGCCGGATCGACATCCTGGTGGCCACCGACGTCGCCGCCCGCGGCCTCGACGTCGAGCGCATCAGCCACGTGGTCAACTACGACATCCCCCACGACACCGAGTCCTACGTGCACCGGATTGGCCGCACCGGCCGGGCAGGCCGCGCCGGCGATGCCATCCTGTTCATGACACCGCGGGAGAAGTACCTGCTGCGCGCCATCGAGAAGGCAACCCGCCAGACGGTGGAGCAGATGCACCTGCCCACCGCTGAGACCGTAAACTCGCTGCGCCTGGGCAAGTTCGCCGAGCGTATCACCGAGACCCTGGAGTCCGAGGACGTTTCAATGTTCCGCGATCTCATCGCCTCCTACGAGGAAGAGCACAAGGTGCCGGCGGCAGAAATCGCCGCGGCACTGGCGGTCATGGCGCAGGGCGGCCAGCCGCTCCTGGTCAAGGAACTGCCGGCAGCTCCCGAGTACCAGAAGCGCGAACGGTCAAAGGACGGCTTCGGTTCCCGAGGCCCGACCCGCCAGCTGACCGAGGGAAACGCCACCTACCGGATCGCCGTAGGACGCCGCCAGCGTGTCATGCCCGGTTCCATCGTGGGCGCCATCGCCAACGAGGGTGGCATCTCCTCGTCCCAGATCGGCGGGATTGACATCCGCTCGGACCACTCGCTGGTGGAGCTGCCTGCTGACCTGAGCCAGGAGCAGCTGCGCGCCCTGTCCCGCACGCGGATCGGCGGCGAGCTGATCCACCTTGAGCTGGATTCCGGACGTCGTCCCTCGGGTGACCGTGGCGACCGTGGTGGCTACCAGGGCGGCCGTGGCGGCAACTTCAAGGGCGGCGGCGGCTTCAAGAAGGAGTTCCGCAAGAACGACGGCGAGCGTTCCTCGGCTGACCGTGGCGGCCGTGCGTACAGCGAACGTTCCGAGCGCGGCTTCGGGGGCGACCGGGGCCAGTCCAGCGACTCCCGCTACGGCGGCCACGGTGACGGCGCACGCAAGCCGCGCCACGGCAGCGAGGGCGGCCACCGCGACTTCAACCGCAAGGGCAAGTGGTAA